The nucleotide sequence TTGATCGCCGTGGGCAATTGTTCGAAGCCGGTCACCACCGTTTCCAGCGGCGTGAGCTTGCCCTGCGCGATCAGACCGGCGATCTCCGCGGTCGCCTCGGCCGCGCGGCCCAGGTGATCAAGAATGATGAAGCCCTGCAGTGTGGCGCGTTGGACCAGCAGGTTTCCGAACGCTCGCGGTCCGGGTGGCGGATCGGCGGAGTTGTATCCCGAAATCAGGCCGCACAGCGCTACCCGCGCGCGGACGTTGAGCCGCGCGAAGATCGCGTCCATGATGTCGCCACCGACGTTCTCGAAGTCGACGTCGATGCCGTTGGGTGTCGCGGCGACAAGCTGAGCTGCCCAGTCGTCGGCCCGATGGTCGACGGCCGCGTCGAAACCGAGCTGCTCAGTGAGCAAAGCGCACTTTTGCGGACCACCGGCGATCCCGACTACCCGCGCACCATCCGCCTTGGCGAGCTGGCCCGCCACCGAACCGACGGCGCCGGCCGCGGCGGATACGACGACTGTTTCGCCGGGCCGTGGTTTGGCGATCTCGCGCATCCCGATCCATGCCGTGAGCCCGGTCATCCCGAGTGCGCCGAGGTAGGCGCTGGGGGAGACGCCGTCGGCGACCTCGACCGGAAAGAGCGGCGTCGTGTCCGAGACCACCGCGTAGTCCTGCCAACCGACCAGACCTTGCACGGTCAAACCCACCGGATAATTCGGATTCCTCGACTCGACAACCTCGCCGAGCCCGGCCGCGCGCATGACCTCGCCAATGCCAACCGGGGGCAGATACGACGGCATGTCGTTGATCCAGCCGCGGTTGGTCGGATCCAGGGATATCCAGGTGACGCGTACCAGCGCCTCGCCATCGCCGATTTCGGGGATCGGGGCTTCGCTGAGCTCGAAAGTATTCGGACCGATGCGCCCAGTGGGACGTTCGCGAAGAAGGAATCGGCGGTTTCGATCGGGCATGAGCGCACGCTACCCCAGACCGATAGTGCGACATCGCGATCGGCACCATTCCGATTGGGGCGGTGGGTGGTTTCGTCTGCCGGTGCTATAACGCATACATGGCAGGCTTGGATTCCGGCGAAGGGCAAGTGATTACCCACGTCTCCGATACGGCCCGATGGACGGCCCTATATCGGGCCACCGAATCGGCGCGTCCGGATGCATTGTTCAGCGACCCCCTCGCCAATCGGCTTGCCGGAGAGCATGGCCGCGCTATCGTCGCCACAGTTCCGCGCACCACCCGTAACGGTTGGTGGCTCGTCGCGCGGACGAAAATCATTGACGACGCCATTGCCCGCGCGATCGCCAACGGTTGTGACCGGGTTTTGAACTTGGCTGCCGGCCTGGATACCCGGCCGTACCGGCTGGATCTGCCCGCCGAATTGACCTGGATCGAAGCGGATCTACCGCTGCTGTTGGCGGAAAAAGCACAGCTGCTCAGCGGCGAAACCCCGCGATGCCAGCTGACCCGCAGCGCCGTGGATCTAGCCGATCCAGCCGCTCGCGATGCCTTCTTCACCGAGGCACTGGCCGGTGCCGCCAAGGCACTTGTCCTGACCGAGGGCCTGCTGATGTACCTCGACGAACCGGACGTGATTGCCCTCTCTGAGGCGATACGACAACCCCAAGTGGGTTGGTGGATGCTTGATTTAGCCGGCCCTGCCCTCAAGAAAATGATGAACAAGAAGATGGCCGGCATGCTGCAGAACGCGCCGTTCAAGTTTGCACCCGACAACGGTTTGGCCTTCTTTGAAGGACTGGGTTGGCACGTAGCAGAGGCGGAATCCCTGTTTACGGCCGCGCAGCGGTTCCGCCGCCTGCCGATATCAATGCGCTCACTCGGGTGGCTTCCGCAGCCGAATCCGCGCCATCCGGGCCGCAGGCCCTGGAGCGCGGTTACGCTCCTTACTCAATGAGTACCTGAGAGACTCATTGAGTTCGGAGAACTGTCAATTAACGCCTGCGTGCATTTCGCAGTGATCCGCCGCTGCCCGGCCCGAACCGTTACCCGACCCTAAACAAGCAGGTCATTCGGGTTTTCCAGAGAATTTCGGGCGCTCGCCCAGACCCCGGCGGTTTGACGGAACCGTCAGGAATGCGTGGAATTCACGGCTAATTCTTATATTAAGACACGGTTTGATCACAGGTTTGCTGTCAATCCTTAACGGACAGGTGTTCGCGGCGTATGTACCGAACTCGGGTTGAACGAGAGGAGTTGACGAGCAGTGACGAATGCACCAGAGGCGGAGGTCATTTATCTGCAGTCACATCCGATGTGGCTTGCAGCTCGGCAGCGCGAAAATCAGCGCCTTGAAGAGATGCGCCGTCACCCCGCCTACCTGGGCCGTCAGCGTGCTGCCGCGATGGGAGTCGACGTCAGCAGCATGGGTAGCGCCGCCCGGGCATGGCCCAGCGCGGATTCGCCGGCCTGACCTCTCGCGCCCCACTTCGGCGCGGTCTGGGAATTCCTTTACTGCGAAATCGCGGTGGCACGGCGTCCGTATTCTGATACGGACTACCGAGGAGTTCGCGTCATGTCTCAGACACCGGCCACCACCCGCACCACTTTTGGCGGTATCAGCTCCAGGGCGTGGGAGCATCCGGCCGACCGAACCGCTTTATCGGCACTGCGCCATCTCAAAGGCTTCGACCAGATCCTGAAACTGCTCTCCGGAATGCTGCGGGAGCGCCAACACCGGCTGCTGTATCTGGCCAGCGCGGCACGAGTCGGCCCACGCCAGTTCGCAGACCTCGACGCACTGCTCGATGAATGCGTGGATGTCCTGGACGCGCCGACCAAACCCGAGGTCTACGTCACGCAGTCGCCGGTGGTGAATGCGTACACCATCGGGATGGACGCCCCGTTCATCGTGATCACCTCCGGGCTCTACGACCTGATGACCCATGACGAGCTGCGCTTTGTCGTGGGTCACGAGCTCGGTCACGCGCTATCGGGTCACGCCACCTACCGCACGATGCTGATGCACCTGATGCGGCTGGCGGGTTCCCTGGGCTTTCTCCCGATCGGCGGCTGGGCGTTACGCGCGATCGTGGCGGCGCTGCTGGAATGGCAACGCAAGTCCGAGCTGTCCGGGGACCGGGCGGGACTGCTCTGCTGCCAGGACTTGGACACCGCGATTCGGGTGGAGATGAAGCTGGCCGGCGGAAGCCGGTTGGACAAGCTGGACTCCGAAGCGTTCTTGGCCCAGGCCGCGGAGTACGAGCGATCTGGGGACATGCGCGACGGGCTGCTCAAGCTGCTTAACCTCGAACTTCAGACCCACCCGTTCTCGGTGCTGCGGGTCGCCGAATTGACCAAGTGGGTGGACGCCGGCGGCTATGGAAAGGTGATGTCGGGCAGTTATCCGCTGCGCGTCGACGATGGCCAATCCTCAATCGCCGATGACCTCGGCGAGGCCGCCCGCCACTACAAGGACGGGTTCGACCAGTCCGACGACCCGCTGATCAAGGGCATACGCGACGGTCTGGGCGGCATCGTGGACGGCGTGGGCCGGGCCGCCACCAGCGCGGCCGATTCGTTGGGCCGCAAGATCAACGAGTGGCGGCACAACCCGAAATAGCGGATCCGGCTACCCGGTTTGGACGGATCCGACTTCGGTGGGTTCGCTGACCCAGGCGGCGAAGACCGGCACACCGGCCCACGGATCGCGTCGCCGCCCGCCACCTACCACCGCCACCACCGCATAGGGATGACCGAAGCGCAGCGTCGCTGACCGCGACGGCAGCCGCGAAACCATCGCGCCACGCACAGCGATCGCGGTGACGGCCGCGGCCTCGAAGCCATACCGGCCGTAGCGGGCCACCGCGGACTGCCGGGCCCGCGTATCCGCAGTCCCCTTCAGCGCCACCGCCAGGGCTTGCCCGGCCGCACCGAAACCCAACGCCGGATCAGCGGTGAGGTCGTGATCCGACGACACCTGCCAAGCCGGCATCACCACCCGCACGTCGTCCTCGCGGCCACGGGCCCCCTCGGTGATCGTCCAGAATTCGCCGTCGCCGAGTGGCAGGTCGCAGAGCTCACGGCGACGCACCCGGGAGCCGGTCACTTCCCGGCAGGCGATGTCGTGCGCCGCCGCCAGCACGGCCTGAAACGATGTACCTCGACTCGCGATGACCGAGGTGACGTGCAATTCGCCGGTACCGACCGCGGTATGCACGCCGACAGTTCCCACACCCTCAGCATCGGCGAGGTAGGCGCTGTGGCCGGCGACCGTGAGCGCATCGCAAACCCGTTTGCTCCAGGGCGAGCGCAGCTGGCCGGCATCGGTGACGCCGAAGGGCCGCAACCAGCTGATCCGCGTGGCCAGAGCGCTGGCCAACACGGCCGCCATGCCCGACAAGTCGGCGGGGAAGCGCTCGATCATGCCATCGGTGTGGTTGCGTGCCCACGTGTCGGCTTGGGCCTGGCTGGGGATCGGCCCGATCTCCACTTCGGAGGGCATGCGGCCCGACCACAACCCCGCCAAGTCCGCTGGGCCCCACAGGGCCAACGCCGCGTTGATCACCTCGGGTGGCGCGACCATCAGGTCCTCCAGCGCCCGGTGCGCATGCTTAGCGTCAGTACCGAGGGCCTCTTCGAGCTGCTCGCGAGCGGCACCTCTGGCGACCGGCGCCACCAGCGCCAGGAGCAACCACGCACCCAGCGGTGACGCGACCGAGTGCAGACCCGCATGCACCCGACAGAAGCGGCGGGCATAGCGCGTGATCAGCGGCCCGACGTCCATGCCGCAGCGGGACTAGAGCTTGCCTGCGACGAAGTCGGCGGCCTCGTTGACCATGCCGTCCTGGATGTAGGCACTGGCGAGGTGCTGTGGCCAGTTCTGCTTCCACGTATTGGGGTCAGCGGGGCTGCAGACCGGGTCGGAGCCATGGCACAACTCGATGGTTCTGTCGTTGTAGAGCGGACTGAAGTTCGTGATGGGCCCCACCCACTGGCTGCCGTTGCCGAACAGCGCGACCGCGGCGATGTGCTGATCGGTGCCCGGCGGCAGCGGATTCTCGAATCCGAACGCCGACATCGGCACCGCAAGCACCACGTCGGTCACGGCCGCGCCGAGGGAATATCCGCCTAGCACCAGTCGGGTGTCCGGACAGCTGTTGACCATGTACTGGATGTGCCCGCTCATGTCGTTGGCACCGATGTCGACCTCGGTGTCGGCCGGATACTTCACGGCGTAGGACCCCATGCTTCTGCCGCCGACCTTGGAGCTCAGCGAGCTGATGAACGCGTTGCCCAGCACCCCGGGCCCCGGCGACTCGAATCTGCCCCGGGCGAAGACAACCTCCACCTGAGGGCAGTTCGCCGCATCGGTTGACGGCGCCGCACCGGGCGTTCCCGGCGGCAGCACCGCTGCGGCGATCGTTAGGGCCGCGGCTACCGCGACCGCCCCAACTCCAAATTGGACCGACCTACGGGCAAACAAAGCGCGCACAGGAAGATGTTAGCCACTTCGGCACCTGTTGGCAGGCTTTGAAGAATTGGCCCCCCACGCCATGCACCGCACTGCACTTTGATACTCAATGACCGCGCCGCACACACACCGCAACGGCCTAAATATCGCCGCATGCGGATATCGGTCGAGTTCCACCTGAGCTTCGAATACTCCGCACTGCAGCAGTTGCGGCAAGCCGCGGATCACTTTGGCTTCGAAGGAATTTGGGACTACGACCATTTTTGTGGGCCGGCAGAACTCGCCGAGCCGACGTTCGAGGGCTGGACGACGCTGGCCGCCATGGCAGCTGTTACCCAACGGACGAGGATCGTCCCTCTGGTAACCGGTGTGATCTATGGCCATCCGGCGATCCTGGCGAAAAGGGCAGTGACCGTCGACCACATCTGCGTCGGTCAACTCAACTTCGGCATCGGCGCCGGGTGGCACGAGGCCGAGCACTATGGTCCTGCCGTTCCGGCAGCCACCATCGCTAGGCCTACTCGAACGGTGCGCCGCCCTCGGTTGGCCAGCATGGCCTTCGGGCGCGGATGACGCATCAGCGGTTGGCCGGTCGGTAGCCTCACCAAGCATGACCGACATCGTCGTCGTCCGGGTCAAGCCGGGTAGTCGCAAAGGCCCCCTGGTCGAGACGGGTTCCGATGCCGAGTTAACCATCTATGTACGCGAGCGGGCGGTCGACGGTAAGGCCAACGAAGCCGCAGCCCGGTTGCTCGCCGCCCACCTTCAACTGCCGAGAAGCCGAGTTGAATTGGTGGCGGGGGCGACGTCGCGGTTGAAGCGCTTCCGCGTCGAGCGCTGATCGCCTTCGGGGGTCCGCCCACGCCGGGGACCACCGCGTTCACATGGTGGCCAAGGCGTATCTGCCCCGTGATCTCGCCGCGACGGCGGACAACGATGCTCAGTTCATGCCAGCGCTTGCCGTCACCTCAGTGCTGGTCATGGCGGCACTTTGCATCGGCTACCAATGCGGCCGCCGGGCCGGCTCAACCCGCTCGGGCCGGATCAGGCGCAGGCGCAGGACGGCACTGGCTGGCATGGCGTTCACGGTCATTGCGCTGGTTGTTGTCCGCCGCGCCCGGCGCAGCTTGCGGCGCCGACGCAATTCCATTTCCATACAGGTAGCGAAACATGTTGCCCCGCTGGGGCTTTGGGAAGCGCCGACGCGCGCCCTCAAGCAACTGCGCGGCTGCTAGCCCGCCCGAGTGCTCGACGCCGGCGCTTGGGCACCAATCCCGGGATGTGACACCCGCCCTAGCGCGACCTCAATTCAGCGGGATTGGTTATCCCCGTACGGCAGAACACACGTCAGGCCTACCCCCATTACCCGTCGACATAGGATGTTCCCATGGGGCGGTACGTTGAAAATCTGGGCGTCAGAATCTGGACGCAGAGTTTTGGGAGCCGTGCCGACAAGGCAATCCTTCTCATATCCGGCGCGATGGCTCCAGCTATCTTCTGGAACAGCAACTTCTGCGAGCGTCTCGCCGATCTAGGATATTTTGTCTTACGCTTCGACAGCCGTGACATCGGTGATTCAACGCATTTCCCCCCGGCAAGGGATGCCGACGCTGATCCGCCATACACCATCGATGAAATGGTTGACGATGTTCGAGCCATACTAGCCGACCATGATCTGAATACCGTTGTACTCATCGGACATTCACTCGGCAGCACCGTGGCTCAACTGTTCGCGGTCAAATACCCGGAACGGGTCGAGAAGCTGTTCTTGATGTCATCGCCGATAATCGCCACGGGTAACAACATATACGCCGAGACGGATAGCGAGACGCTCGCCGCCATGTGGCAAGTGCTGATGTCCAACAAGATGTACCCAGATTACAAACGTGGCAAAGAAGAATTTTTCAAAGTCTGGCGATACCTCAACGGCAGCTTTGAATTGGACACCGACTTAGCCGATGAATACACCAAGCGCCTCTATGAAACGGAAGTCATCGAGCCAGCATATAATCACACCAAGGTTCAGGTGGGCATCGACGACACCTGGACCGAGCTAAGCGAACTCGAAATCCCGATACACTTCATTTACGGCGAAAAGGACCAGTTGGCGTCGAACGTCGGGAATATACAGATCCTGACCAACTCCCTGCCGAACGCTCATCTGACCGTTCTCAAAGGTGCCGGCCACATGTACTTCCATAGACGCATATGGCAGCAAATACTGTCGGTCCTCACCGAGGCCCTGACCTAATACCGTTCGGCCCCGTCCCGTATCACCTGCCCTTTCGTTGCGACGACCAGGTGATATCGCGCGGCGACACCGGCAGTATCGATTGCGTTGCAAAACCACTCGGGGATGTGATAACCGCATCGGTAATTTCACCTGCACCCGACAACCTCCGGCCATCTCGGTAATATCAGCCCGGCAGAGTTCAAACTCTGAAGGTTCACCAAGAGGGTCTCCCTACTCGCGTGGCCGCTCGAACGGCGGTGACAGATCAGGCTCGCGAGCTCCGGCCGGAGGCCACTCGACACGCACGTTCGTCACGGTCGATTCGCGTTAGCCGCGAAGCGACGTCGGTGACCAGGACGTGCCTAGAAGGGAGTGTGATGGCGTTGCCCGACCTGCCCGATAACGATCCGGGTCGCCCGAATGTGGTTGCCGAGGCTTGGCGAAGTATCAAACCCTCGGTCTTCGTTCCGGCGTCATTGGTGATCGTGACCATGATCGCTGTTTCGGTCGTCTACGCGCAGACCGCCGCCAATGCATTCGTGAAGCTCAACGCCGCAATCACCGCTGGGGTCGGGTGGTGGTACATCCTGGTCGCCACGGCTTTCGTCGTGTTCGCGCTCTACTGCGGTATCTCGCAGATCGGCACCATCCGGCTCGGCAGCGACGACGAGGTACCCGAGTACGGCTTTTGGGCATGGCTGGCGATGCTGTTCAGCGCGGGT is from Mycobacterium marinum and encodes:
- a CDS encoding NADP-dependent oxidoreductase, with product MPDRNRRFLLRERPTGRIGPNTFELSEAPIPEIGDGEALVRVTWISLDPTNRGWINDMPSYLPPVGIGEVMRAAGLGEVVESRNPNYPVGLTVQGLVGWQDYAVVSDTTPLFPVEVADGVSPSAYLGALGMTGLTAWIGMREIAKPRPGETVVVSAAAGAVGSVAGQLAKADGARVVGIAGGPQKCALLTEQLGFDAAVDHRADDWAAQLVAATPNGIDVDFENVGGDIMDAIFARLNVRARVALCGLISGYNSADPPPGPRAFGNLLVQRATLQGFIILDHLGRAAEATAEIAGLIAQGKLTPLETVVTGFEQLPTAINMLFDGTNVGKLVVRTSE
- a CDS encoding class I SAM-dependent methyltransferase, whose product is MAGLDSGEGQVITHVSDTARWTALYRATESARPDALFSDPLANRLAGEHGRAIVATVPRTTRNGWWLVARTKIIDDAIARAIANGCDRVLNLAAGLDTRPYRLDLPAELTWIEADLPLLLAEKAQLLSGETPRCQLTRSAVDLADPAARDAFFTEALAGAAKALVLTEGLLMYLDEPDVIALSEAIRQPQVGWWMLDLAGPALKKMMNKKMAGMLQNAPFKFAPDNGLAFFEGLGWHVAEAESLFTAAQRFRRLPISMRSLGWLPQPNPRHPGRRPWSAVTLLTQ
- a CDS encoding M48 family metallopeptidase — encoded protein: MSQTPATTRTTFGGISSRAWEHPADRTALSALRHLKGFDQILKLLSGMLRERQHRLLYLASAARVGPRQFADLDALLDECVDVLDAPTKPEVYVTQSPVVNAYTIGMDAPFIVITSGLYDLMTHDELRFVVGHELGHALSGHATYRTMLMHLMRLAGSLGFLPIGGWALRAIVAALLEWQRKSELSGDRAGLLCCQDLDTAIRVEMKLAGGSRLDKLDSEAFLAQAAEYERSGDMRDGLLKLLNLELQTHPFSVLRVAELTKWVDAGGYGKVMSGSYPLRVDDGQSSIADDLGEAARHYKDGFDQSDDPLIKGIRDGLGGIVDGVGRAATSAADSLGRKINEWRHNPK
- a CDS encoding cutinase family protein, with protein sequence MRALFARRSVQFGVGAVAVAAALTIAAAVLPPGTPGAAPSTDAANCPQVEVVFARGRFESPGPGVLGNAFISSLSSKVGGRSMGSYAVKYPADTEVDIGANDMSGHIQYMVNSCPDTRLVLGGYSLGAAVTDVVLAVPMSAFGFENPLPPGTDQHIAAVALFGNGSQWVGPITNFSPLYNDRTIELCHGSDPVCSPADPNTWKQNWPQHLASAYIQDGMVNEAADFVAGKL
- a CDS encoding LLM class flavin-dependent oxidoreductase, with product MRISVEFHLSFEYSALQQLRQAADHFGFEGIWDYDHFCGPAELAEPTFEGWTTLAAMAAVTQRTRIVPLVTGVIYGHPAILAKRAVTVDHICVGQLNFGIGAGWHEAEHYGPAVPAATIARPTRTVRRPRLASMAFGRG
- a CDS encoding DUF167 domain-containing protein — translated: MTDIVVVRVKPGSRKGPLVETGSDAELTIYVRERAVDGKANEAAARLLAAHLQLPRSRVELVAGATSRLKRFRVER
- a CDS encoding alpha/beta fold hydrolase, which produces MGRYVENLGVRIWTQSFGSRADKAILLISGAMAPAIFWNSNFCERLADLGYFVLRFDSRDIGDSTHFPPARDADADPPYTIDEMVDDVRAILADHDLNTVVLIGHSLGSTVAQLFAVKYPERVEKLFLMSSPIIATGNNIYAETDSETLAAMWQVLMSNKMYPDYKRGKEEFFKVWRYLNGSFELDTDLADEYTKRLYETEVIEPAYNHTKVQVGIDDTWTELSELEIPIHFIYGEKDQLASNVGNIQILTNSLPNAHLTVLKGAGHMYFHRRIWQQILSVLTEALT